In Haloterrigena turkmenica DSM 5511, a single genomic region encodes these proteins:
- a CDS encoding PGF-CTERM-anchored ABC transporter substrate-binding protein produces MRTVLSVFVVLLVATAAFAPAVAAGSGAAVGTDGASAQQDADLECEYPLELTDATGETVTIDEPPEEIVALQPSDAQTTYAIGAEAKVVGMPISQYTDYLEVEDHATDISQDDGSSVDSEQVIDLEPDVVIAANTALYQEGLIEQLRDEAGLTVYVVDQATSIDDVYDNVAVTGQLAGECEGANDTIEDMKERLDAIEPDVDEAPTAYYAMGDDGTTAGPGTFNHDVLEAAGLENIAEEAGVEGWGEIDPESVVDADPDLIVYPDYQDEPPVPDAVESTAAYQNGNTVAVNDNFMSQPGPMIVEIVESLAQAAEEQAAEAEEEDETSADGEESEETIPGFGAPVAVAAALAAVGALARRR; encoded by the coding sequence ATGCGAACTGTATTATCCGTTTTCGTCGTGCTGCTCGTTGCTACTGCAGCGTTCGCTCCGGCCGTAGCTGCCGGAAGCGGCGCCGCCGTCGGCACCGACGGTGCGTCGGCACAACAGGACGCTGACCTGGAGTGCGAGTACCCGCTCGAGCTCACTGATGCGACCGGCGAAACGGTCACGATAGACGAACCGCCCGAAGAGATCGTCGCGTTACAGCCGAGCGACGCCCAGACGACCTACGCGATCGGCGCCGAAGCGAAGGTCGTCGGGATGCCGATCAGCCAGTACACGGACTATCTCGAAGTCGAAGACCACGCGACCGATATCAGCCAAGACGACGGGTCGAGCGTCGATTCCGAGCAGGTAATCGACCTCGAGCCGGACGTGGTGATCGCGGCCAACACGGCGCTGTACCAGGAGGGGCTGATCGAGCAGCTCCGCGACGAAGCGGGCCTGACCGTCTACGTCGTCGACCAGGCGACGTCGATCGACGACGTCTACGACAACGTCGCCGTGACCGGACAGCTCGCGGGCGAGTGCGAGGGTGCGAACGACACGATCGAGGACATGAAGGAGCGCCTCGACGCTATCGAGCCGGACGTCGACGAGGCGCCGACCGCGTACTACGCGATGGGCGACGACGGAACCACGGCCGGCCCGGGAACGTTCAACCACGACGTGCTGGAGGCCGCCGGACTCGAGAACATCGCCGAGGAGGCCGGCGTCGAGGGTTGGGGCGAGATCGACCCCGAGTCGGTCGTCGACGCGGATCCGGATCTGATCGTCTACCCGGACTACCAGGACGAACCGCCCGTTCCCGACGCCGTCGAGTCGACGGCGGCCTATCAGAACGGGAACACCGTCGCGGTCAACGACAACTTCATGAGCCAGCCCGGACCGATGATCGTCGAGATCGTCGAGAGCCTCGCACAGGCCGCCGAAGAACAGGCGGCAGAAGCGGAAGAGGAGGACGAGACGAGCGCCGACGGTGAGGAGAGCGAGGAGACGATCCCCGGCTTCGGGGCACCCGTCGCTGTCGCCGCGGCGCTCGCCGCCGTCGGCGCCCTCGCGCGCCGTCGATAG
- a CDS encoding plastocyanin/azurin family copper-binding protein, producing MRDHDPTRRTALRLIGATAAASGLATAATAQENESNESDADAPGGMGDDADQKPIILAGRSEYWYGIAPEEIEGEENPTLDLAEGTEYELVWINVDGAEHELIIETEGGEELEESDSSEEAGEAVSMTFEASEDAAEYYCEYHPEAMRGDVELGEGFDLASHEHEGHGHGMEGNESAAENSSE from the coding sequence ATGAGGGACCACGATCCGACCCGACGGACGGCGCTGCGGCTCATCGGTGCGACGGCCGCCGCGAGCGGACTGGCGACTGCGGCGACTGCCCAAGAGAACGAGAGTAACGAGAGCGACGCGGACGCTCCCGGGGGCATGGGTGACGACGCCGACCAGAAACCGATCATCCTCGCCGGCCGGAGCGAGTACTGGTACGGCATCGCACCCGAGGAGATCGAAGGCGAGGAGAACCCGACGCTGGACCTCGCGGAGGGGACGGAGTACGAATTGGTCTGGATAAACGTCGACGGCGCCGAACACGAACTGATCATCGAGACCGAGGGCGGCGAGGAACTCGAGGAGTCCGACTCCTCGGAGGAAGCGGGCGAGGCGGTGTCGATGACGTTCGAAGCGAGCGAGGACGCCGCGGAGTACTACTGCGAGTACCATCCCGAGGCGATGCGCGGCGACGTCGAACTGGGCGAGGGGTTCGACTTAGCGTCCCACGAACACGAGGGGCACGGTCACGGAATGGAGGGCAACGAGTCGGCGGCCGAGAACTCGAGCGAGTGA
- a CDS encoding Lrp/AsnC family transcriptional regulator, which yields MDERDVRLLKAIAELETGSPERLHEATGIPVSTIHYRLNNLREEGIIENDRYEIDLEELGLGVTVLVEVHADYQGSYEEFADRLLTVEGVTNVYFTMGETDFIVVARLSGSEMVERLIAEFEQIQGVERTDSTFVISAIEERDALQSYELETLLEELTDE from the coding sequence ATCGACGAACGGGACGTGCGCCTGCTGAAGGCGATTGCCGAACTCGAGACGGGGAGCCCGGAGCGGCTCCACGAGGCGACCGGGATCCCGGTCTCGACGATCCACTACCGGCTCAACAATCTCCGAGAAGAAGGGATCATCGAGAACGATCGCTACGAGATCGATCTCGAGGAACTCGGACTCGGCGTCACCGTCTTAGTCGAGGTTCACGCCGACTATCAGGGGTCGTACGAGGAGTTCGCGGACCGACTGCTGACCGTCGAGGGCGTCACGAACGTCTACTTCACGATGGGCGAGACGGACTTCATCGTCGTCGCGCGGTTGAGCGGCAGCGAGATGGTCGAGCGATTGATCGCCGAGTTCGAGCAGATCCAGGGCGTCGAGCGGACCGACTCGACGTTCGTCATCTCGGCGATCGAGGAACGGGACGCGCTCCAGAGCTACGAGTTGGAGACGCTGCTCGAGGAGCTAACCGACGAGTGA
- the srp19 gene encoding signal recognition particle subunit SRP19, translated as MVENVIWPAYLDANRTRSEGRRVSQDLAVDEPTVDEIAKAVQQIGYDATIERDKAYSREHWADRGRVVVRGADDSTKNDLVQAVAAYVVAMRD; from the coding sequence ATGGTCGAAAACGTCATCTGGCCCGCCTATCTCGACGCGAACCGCACCCGCTCGGAGGGGCGGCGCGTCTCCCAGGACCTCGCGGTCGACGAACCGACGGTCGACGAAATCGCGAAAGCCGTTCAGCAGATCGGCTACGACGCCACGATCGAGCGAGACAAGGCCTACTCTCGAGAGCACTGGGCCGATCGCGGTCGCGTCGTCGTCCGCGGCGCCGACGACTCGACGAAAAACGACCTCGTTCAGGCCGTCGCGGCGTACGTCGTCGCGATGCGGGACTGA
- the gatE gene encoding Glu-tRNA(Gln) amidotransferase subunit GatE, whose product MSEYDYDELGLVAGLEIHQQLDTATKLFCQCPTELREPEESTRSFTRYLHPTRSELGEIDQAALEESKVDREFEYLAYDTTCLVEEDDEPPHELDAEALETALEIAQLMDMKPVDQAHVMRKIVVDGSNTTGFQRSTLIATEGAIETSEGAVGIEDMLLEEESAQRVEETEDGVRYSLDRLGIPLVEIGTSPDISTPEQALEAAERIGMLLRSTGKVKRGLGTIRQDVNVSIEEGARVEIKGVQSLDDIDDIVRNEVARQAELVDIAEELTEREASVGEVQDVTDVFEDTESGVISGALNSGGSVTAVPLYGFDGIVGREIAPDRRLGTELSDHAKRHGAGGIFHTDELPAYGVTEDEVDNLRDAVGAGPEDAVAIVAADTDVAEAAIDAAAERAATALEGVPEETRDANDDGTTRYLRPLPGAARMYPETDVPPVEPDPSEVPEPELLTEKVERYQDEYGLGEGLAEQVAYGEYMPLFEDVVADGIDPTLAASTLESTLTELRRDDVPVENLEREHLEGVFEMAESGDLPNEGVPDLLTALAEEPNRTAEEAAEEAGLGGADEEEVRDAVVDVVERNEAQVEEEGMQAFSGLMGECMGALRGKADGDLVSELLREEIQKRA is encoded by the coding sequence ATGAGCGAGTACGATTACGACGAGCTCGGACTCGTCGCCGGGCTGGAGATCCACCAGCAACTCGACACGGCGACGAAGCTGTTCTGCCAGTGTCCGACCGAGCTCCGCGAGCCGGAGGAATCGACGCGCAGCTTCACGCGCTACCTCCATCCGACGCGGAGCGAACTGGGCGAGATCGACCAGGCCGCCTTAGAGGAGAGCAAGGTCGACCGCGAGTTCGAGTATCTCGCGTACGACACGACCTGTCTCGTCGAGGAGGACGACGAACCACCCCACGAGTTGGACGCGGAGGCCCTCGAGACGGCCCTCGAGATCGCCCAGCTGATGGACATGAAACCGGTCGATCAGGCCCACGTCATGCGCAAAATCGTCGTCGACGGCTCGAACACGACGGGGTTCCAGCGCTCGACGCTGATCGCCACCGAGGGCGCGATCGAGACCAGCGAGGGCGCGGTTGGAATCGAGGACATGCTGCTCGAGGAAGAGAGCGCCCAGCGCGTCGAAGAGACCGAGGACGGGGTGCGCTACAGCCTCGATCGGCTGGGGATTCCGCTGGTCGAGATCGGCACGAGTCCGGACATCTCGACGCCCGAACAGGCCCTCGAGGCCGCCGAGCGCATCGGAATGCTGCTTCGCTCGACGGGAAAGGTCAAGCGCGGACTCGGGACGATCCGCCAGGACGTCAACGTCTCCATCGAGGAGGGCGCCCGCGTCGAGATCAAGGGCGTCCAGAGTCTCGACGACATCGACGACATCGTCCGCAACGAGGTCGCCCGACAGGCCGAACTCGTCGACATCGCCGAAGAACTCACCGAGCGCGAGGCCTCCGTGGGCGAGGTCCAGGACGTGACGGACGTATTCGAGGACACCGAGAGCGGCGTTATTTCGGGGGCGCTGAACTCGGGCGGCTCCGTCACCGCAGTGCCGCTCTACGGCTTCGACGGCATCGTCGGCCGCGAGATCGCGCCCGACCGCCGTCTGGGAACCGAACTCTCCGATCACGCCAAGCGCCACGGCGCGGGCGGGATCTTCCACACCGACGAGTTGCCCGCCTACGGCGTGACGGAAGACGAGGTCGACAACCTGCGGGACGCGGTTGGTGCCGGTCCCGAGGACGCCGTCGCCATCGTCGCCGCCGACACCGACGTGGCGGAGGCGGCCATCGACGCCGCCGCCGAGCGCGCCGCGACCGCCCTCGAGGGCGTCCCCGAGGAGACCCGCGACGCGAACGACGACGGGACGACCCGCTACCTCCGTCCGCTCCCGGGCGCGGCGCGGATGTATCCCGAGACGGACGTTCCGCCGGTCGAGCCGGATCCGAGCGAGGTGCCCGAGCCCGAACTGCTGACCGAGAAGGTCGAACGCTACCAGGACGAGTACGGCCTCGGCGAGGGGCTGGCCGAGCAGGTCGCCTACGGCGAGTACATGCCGCTGTTCGAGGACGTCGTCGCCGACGGCATCGATCCGACGCTCGCGGCGTCGACGCTCGAGTCGACGCTGACCGAACTTCGGCGGGACGATGTCCCCGTCGAGAACCTCGAGCGGGAGCACCTCGAGGGCGTGTTCGAGATGGCCGAGAGCGGCGACCTCCCCAACGAGGGCGTGCCGGACCTGCTGACCGCGCTGGCCGAGGAGCCGAACCGAACGGCCGAGGAGGCAGCCGAAGAAGCCGGCCTCGGCGGCGCCGACGAGGAAGAGGTCCGCGACGCCGTCGTCGACGTCGTTGAACGTAACGAAGCGCAGGTCGAAGAAGAAGGAATGCAGGCGTTCTCGGGCCTCATGGGCGAGTGCATGGGCGCGCTGCGCGGGAAGGCCGACGGCGACCTCGTGAGCGAACTGCTCCGCGAGGAGATCCAGAAGCGCGCGTAG
- a CDS encoding H/ACA ribonucleoprotein complex subunit GAR1 gives MRRIGSVVRTAQGLAVLRAEDTDDGSNGDSGDRFRDEIGTSVLDDSLESVGRVVDVFGPVDRPYLAVTPDDDVHLPSLVGSTLYAR, from the coding sequence GTGCGTCGGATCGGCTCCGTCGTCCGCACCGCACAGGGACTGGCCGTCCTGCGGGCGGAGGACACCGACGACGGATCGAACGGCGACTCCGGCGACCGGTTCCGCGACGAGATCGGGACGTCGGTCCTCGACGACTCGCTCGAGTCGGTCGGTCGCGTCGTCGACGTCTTCGGCCCGGTCGACCGCCCGTATCTCGCGGTGACGCCGGACGACGACGTCCATCTGCCATCGCTGGTCGGATCGACGCTGTACGCGCGGTAG
- a CDS encoding DUF6517 family protein — MNRRRFLAAAAAGAVGASAGCLSDLIDDATTFEASPIRVSEDAAGEAGYEYKGTEELVEEREFAGESVEVTNYITEYTRTIDFPLDALGDDPEAGVFALVSTPQVSVAGEEFNPVGEMSKAELVEYLQGQYEGLEVGDNVGGRAITKDEIDGLDAAVRFDTWEGTATLQGETEVDVYVDVARAEHGGDHVVVVAVYPDDENVPMESEQDRADTMTAGIQHGDDVDVDLKDSDE, encoded by the coding sequence ATGAATCGACGACGTTTCCTCGCCGCGGCTGCAGCCGGTGCCGTCGGCGCATCGGCGGGCTGTCTCAGCGATCTCATCGACGACGCCACGACGTTCGAGGCGTCGCCGATCCGCGTCAGCGAGGACGCGGCCGGCGAGGCCGGCTACGAGTACAAGGGAACCGAAGAGCTCGTCGAAGAGCGGGAGTTCGCCGGCGAGTCGGTCGAAGTCACGAACTACATCACCGAGTACACGCGGACCATCGACTTCCCGCTGGACGCGCTCGGCGACGACCCGGAGGCCGGCGTCTTCGCGCTCGTCTCGACGCCGCAGGTCTCCGTCGCCGGCGAGGAGTTCAACCCCGTCGGGGAGATGTCCAAGGCCGAGCTCGTCGAATACCTGCAGGGACAGTACGAGGGCCTCGAGGTCGGCGATAACGTCGGCGGCCGGGCCATCACCAAAGACGAGATCGACGGCCTCGACGCGGCGGTGCGGTTCGACACGTGGGAGGGGACGGCGACGCTGCAGGGCGAAACCGAGGTCGACGTCTACGTCGACGTCGCCCGGGCCGAACACGGCGGCGACCACGTGGTCGTCGTCGCCGTCTATCCCGACGACGAGAACGTCCCGATGGAGTCCGAACAGGACCGCGCCGATACCATGACCGCCGGAATCCAGCACGGCGACGACGTGGACGTCGATCTCAAGGACAGCGACGAGTAA
- a CDS encoding heme ABC transporter ATP-binding protein — MSLFGDEHRTSDDGRRNDNDGQRTDDVDSESPLEPASIAVEDVSLSFGDLSVLEDVSLTVDPGEFVGFVGPNGAGKTTLLRAISGALEVNSGTVTVDGVDVHDVPSKRSSQLISVVPQDTTLSFSFPVRDVVEMGRHPHRSRFSGPTREDRAAVERALERTRTVELADRPIDEVSGGQRQRVVLARAIAQATPVMLLDEPTASLDVNHQLETLELVRELVAEGRTVCAAIHDLELAARYCDRLVMLADGEVYRNGPPADVLTGESLSDVFDATAAVTRNPITGTETVTAFPNDAGVEVRSEDGTDRRIRVHVLGTGQAAAGVVARLATAGERFDVSVGPVTSGDTAAETARSLEIDRLEVAPFESLSPADLTAFEDRVRNADATVVTESVVDSDGAGTRRLLESVETMADAVVIATRAEDDTSRGGPTASPERERGVVATPETVLEAIRNALESDRNSARSVVDFDSSETGSSSSDGDSGSGVSAESSND; from the coding sequence GTGAGCCTCTTCGGGGACGAGCATCGGACCAGCGATGACGGACGGCGAAACGACAACGACGGGCAGCGAACCGACGACGTCGACAGCGAGTCGCCCCTCGAGCCAGCGTCGATCGCCGTCGAGGACGTCTCGCTTTCGTTCGGCGACCTCTCGGTGCTCGAGGATGTCTCCCTGACCGTCGACCCCGGCGAGTTCGTCGGCTTCGTCGGTCCCAACGGTGCCGGGAAGACGACGCTCCTGCGGGCGATCAGCGGCGCGCTCGAGGTCAATTCGGGAACGGTCACCGTCGACGGCGTCGACGTCCACGACGTCCCTTCGAAGCGCTCGAGTCAGTTGATCTCGGTGGTGCCACAGGACACGACGCTGTCGTTTTCCTTTCCCGTGCGCGACGTCGTCGAGATGGGGCGCCATCCCCACCGCTCGCGGTTCTCGGGGCCGACGCGCGAGGATCGAGCGGCGGTCGAACGGGCCCTCGAGCGCACGCGGACCGTCGAGCTCGCGGACCGACCGATCGACGAGGTCAGCGGGGGCCAGCGCCAGCGCGTCGTACTCGCGCGGGCCATCGCGCAGGCGACGCCGGTCATGCTGCTCGACGAGCCGACGGCCAGCCTCGACGTCAACCACCAGCTCGAGACCCTCGAGCTGGTCCGCGAGCTGGTCGCGGAGGGCCGGACCGTCTGCGCAGCGATCCACGACCTCGAGCTGGCCGCGCGCTACTGCGACCGGCTGGTGATGCTCGCCGACGGCGAGGTCTATCGGAACGGACCGCCGGCAGACGTCCTGACCGGCGAGTCGCTTTCCGACGTCTTCGACGCGACGGCGGCGGTCACGCGGAATCCGATCACGGGGACGGAGACGGTGACGGCGTTCCCGAACGACGCCGGAGTCGAGGTCCGCAGCGAGGACGGAACCGACCGTCGCATTCGCGTCCACGTCCTCGGAACCGGACAGGCCGCCGCGGGCGTCGTCGCTCGACTCGCGACGGCGGGAGAGCGGTTCGACGTTTCCGTCGGCCCCGTCACGAGCGGCGATACGGCGGCCGAAACCGCCCGTTCGCTCGAGATCGATCGGCTCGAGGTGGCGCCGTTCGAGTCGCTCTCGCCGGCCGACCTGACGGCGTTCGAGGACCGCGTTCGGAACGCCGACGCGACGGTCGTGACCGAGAGCGTGGTCGACTCCGATGGCGCGGGGACGCGGCGGCTCCTCGAGTCGGTCGAGACGATGGCCGACGCGGTCGTCATCGCGACGCGGGCGGAAGACGACACGTCTCGAGGGGGACCGACCGCGTCTCCGGAACGGGAGCGAGGGGTCGTGGCGACCCCGGAGACGGTCCTCGAGGCGATCCGGAACGCGCTCGAAAGCGACCGGAACTCGGCGCGCTCGGTCGTCGATTTCGACTCGTCGGAGACCGGCTCGAGTTCGTCGGACGGCGACTCGGGTTCGGGCGTGTCGGCCGAGTCCTCGAACGACTGA
- the btuC gene encoding vitamin B12 ABC transporter permease BtuC has product MYQRGRVVAWSTGLIALLAAVVVASAALGSVRIEPATVAMAVLNAIAVPVGLTVESATIPGIGVGVPVPGLEYAPLFSFDVQSSHQIIVEDIRLPRIALAATVGFSLAAAGTVMQGFFRNPLADPSIIGVSSGAAAGAVAAIAFPALVPFGSLHLSAFVGALGTAFLVYAIATEGGRTPVATLLLAGVAVQAFLGAMISYMLVHSGDDLRQAVIWMMGHLSNSTWGDVKFALPVTVVGVTILLAYARDLNVLLLGEEDAHHLGVDVERTKLLLLALASLVTAAGVAVAGVIGFVGLVVPHVMRLLVGPDHRVLLPTSALAGASFLVATDTIARLGTLPLPVGPAIDTPIVPVGIITAALGAPFFLFLLTRREVHSV; this is encoded by the coding sequence ATGTACCAGCGAGGCCGCGTCGTCGCGTGGTCGACCGGCTTGATCGCGCTACTGGCGGCCGTCGTCGTCGCCAGCGCCGCGCTCGGCTCGGTCCGGATCGAGCCGGCGACGGTCGCGATGGCCGTCCTCAACGCGATCGCCGTTCCCGTCGGCCTCACGGTCGAGAGCGCGACGATCCCGGGAATCGGCGTCGGGGTTCCGGTCCCCGGCCTCGAGTACGCGCCGCTCTTCTCGTTCGACGTGCAGTCCTCCCACCAGATCATCGTCGAAGACATTCGGCTGCCTCGAATCGCCCTCGCGGCGACGGTCGGGTTTTCCCTGGCGGCCGCGGGAACGGTGATGCAGGGCTTTTTCAGAAATCCGCTGGCCGATCCGTCGATTATCGGCGTCTCGTCGGGGGCCGCGGCGGGCGCGGTCGCGGCGATCGCGTTCCCGGCGCTGGTCCCGTTCGGGAGTCTCCATCTCTCGGCGTTCGTCGGCGCGCTGGGAACGGCGTTTCTCGTCTACGCGATCGCGACCGAGGGCGGCCGGACGCCGGTCGCGACGCTCCTGTTGGCCGGCGTCGCCGTCCAGGCGTTTCTCGGCGCGATGATCTCGTACATGCTCGTCCACAGCGGCGACGACCTCCGCCAGGCCGTCATCTGGATGATGGGCCACCTCAGCAACAGCACGTGGGGCGACGTGAAATTCGCGCTCCCGGTGACGGTCGTCGGGGTCACAATTTTGCTGGCCTACGCTCGGGACCTGAACGTCCTCCTGCTGGGCGAGGAGGACGCTCACCACCTCGGCGTCGACGTCGAGCGGACCAAACTCCTCCTGCTCGCGCTCGCGAGTCTCGTTACCGCTGCGGGCGTCGCCGTCGCCGGCGTCATCGGCTTCGTCGGCCTCGTCGTGCCCCACGTCATGCGGCTGCTCGTCGGTCCCGACCACCGGGTTCTGTTGCCCACCAGCGCCCTCGCCGGCGCGTCGTTTCTGGTCGCGACCGATACGATCGCGCGACTCGGGACGCTGCCGCTGCCCGTCGGCCCCGCGATCGACACGCCGATCGTTCCCGTGGGCATTATCACGGCCGCGCTCGGCGCGCCCTTCTTCCTGTTCCTGCTGACCCGTCGGGAGGTGCATTCGGTGTGA
- a CDS encoding presenilin family intramembrane aspartyl protease PSH, with protein sequence MNDRTRVLLAVGLTVALFLSVQLGALALVQPFYEGGHQSVENPDDPTNSLVYFGIILVATALMLVTIKYDVEWLIKAMIIGVSVMISWYVFAELVPSVITVGSVNAVAAAAAVAVGGALLLYPEWYVIDITGVVMGAGAAALFGISFGLLPALLLLSVLAVYDAISVYGTEHMLDLAEGVMALKIPVVLVVPTTLSFSYLDPESTEGVVDGHEEADAGSDTGDSSGAGDSSPATASSTDGGSRPDDASAADETDADPAADGDGALERDALFIGLGDAVIPTVLVASAAYFLEVGTIDVPVITLNVPALGALLGTIAGLLVLMHMVLKGRPHAGLPLLNGGAIAGYLIGALASGLSLATALGL encoded by the coding sequence ATGAACGATCGGACGCGAGTCCTCCTCGCCGTCGGACTGACGGTCGCGCTCTTTTTGAGCGTCCAACTCGGCGCGCTGGCGCTGGTCCAGCCCTTCTACGAGGGTGGCCACCAGTCCGTCGAGAATCCCGACGATCCGACCAACAGTCTCGTCTACTTCGGCATCATTCTCGTCGCGACCGCGCTCATGCTCGTCACCATCAAGTACGACGTCGAGTGGCTCATCAAGGCCATGATCATCGGCGTCAGCGTAATGATCTCGTGGTACGTCTTCGCCGAACTCGTCCCGTCCGTCATCACGGTGGGCTCGGTTAACGCCGTCGCCGCGGCCGCCGCCGTGGCCGTCGGCGGCGCCCTCCTGCTGTATCCCGAGTGGTACGTCATCGACATCACGGGCGTCGTGATGGGCGCCGGTGCGGCCGCGCTGTTCGGCATCAGCTTCGGGCTCCTTCCCGCACTGCTGTTGCTCTCCGTCCTCGCGGTCTACGACGCGATCAGCGTCTACGGCACCGAGCACATGCTCGACCTCGCGGAGGGCGTGATGGCCCTCAAGATCCCCGTCGTCCTCGTCGTCCCGACGACGCTCTCGTTTTCCTACCTCGACCCCGAGAGCACCGAGGGCGTCGTCGACGGCCACGAAGAGGCCGACGCTGGAAGCGACACCGGCGATTCGAGCGGCGCCGGCGATTCGAGTCCAGCCACCGCCTCGAGCACCGACGGCGGGTCGCGTCCCGACGACGCGTCGGCGGCGGACGAGACCGACGCCGACCCGGCGGCCGACGGGGACGGCGCTCTCGAGCGCGACGCACTCTTCATCGGACTCGGCGACGCCGTCATCCCGACCGTCCTCGTCGCGAGCGCGGCGTACTTCCTCGAGGTCGGGACGATCGACGTCCCCGTGATCACGTTGAACGTCCCGGCGCTGGGCGCGCTGCTCGGAACGATCGCCGGCCTACTCGTTCTCATGCACATGGTTCTCAAGGGGCGACCCCACGCGGGACTGCCGCTGCTCAACGGCGGTGCGATCGCCGGCTACCTGATCGGCGCGCTCGCGAGCGGGCTCTCGCTGGCGACGGCGCTCGGCCTCTGA
- a CDS encoding acyltransferase: MSERIYSIDAMRIVAMAFIVTIHTDPFRGVGAYGNILNFVIDSSARFAVPFFFVTSGYFFARKIARRDPVSYFAKRAATISSIYVFGLLLSAPVFLAGTVVRAGIENRDIASTAVLKLTEFVSPLALLYYGNSVSEILWFLPALLFSLAIICSFVVFGATRYLIPISLGFHVVGLLGSSYTMFANVPFEIRDALFFGFFYTSLGYALHSSEWRPSSDRSALFLGATVLFGALHVGERYVLGYVLADETLGHGVYTSSYTIATALVTLSLFLFLLSRPTLGARTPLPAWGKYAVGVYVAHPAVLFALETTADVLEGMGYEIQTTLLWHFVLTPATFFGALVVYIGAHRVGAIEIGGSHLPSVRSIGKYVQRQ, translated from the coding sequence ATGTCCGAGCGCATCTACAGTATAGACGCAATGCGCATCGTCGCGATGGCGTTTATTGTCACAATACACACAGACCCATTCAGAGGAGTCGGCGCGTACGGCAATATTCTCAACTTCGTTATAGATTCCTCGGCGCGATTCGCGGTTCCGTTCTTTTTCGTGACGTCCGGATACTTTTTCGCCCGCAAGATCGCTCGCCGGGATCCGGTCAGCTATTTCGCCAAGCGAGCGGCGACGATCTCGTCGATCTACGTGTTCGGGCTCTTGCTCTCTGCGCCGGTGTTCCTCGCGGGAACGGTCGTCCGCGCCGGTATCGAGAATCGAGACATCGCGAGCACCGCTGTACTCAAACTGACCGAGTTCGTCTCGCCGCTCGCGCTCCTGTACTACGGCAATTCGGTGAGTGAGATCCTCTGGTTTCTTCCAGCGCTGCTCTTCTCGCTCGCGATCATCTGTTCGTTCGTCGTCTTCGGCGCCACGAGATACCTGATTCCGATTTCGCTCGGCTTCCACGTCGTCGGCCTCCTCGGTTCGAGTTACACGATGTTCGCGAACGTTCCGTTCGAAATCAGAGACGCGCTGTTCTTCGGATTCTTTTACACCAGCCTCGGGTACGCGCTCCACTCGAGCGAGTGGCGACCGAGTTCCGATCGAAGCGCGCTCTTTCTCGGCGCGACCGTCCTCTTCGGCGCGCTCCACGTCGGCGAACGATACGTTCTGGGATACGTCTTGGCGGACGAGACGTTGGGTCACGGCGTCTACACGTCGAGTTACACGATCGCGACGGCGTTGGTCACGCTCTCGCTGTTCCTGTTTCTCCTGTCACGTCCGACGCTCGGCGCGCGGACGCCGCTCCCCGCGTGGGGGAAGTACGCCGTCGGCGTTTACGTCGCGCATCCCGCCGTTCTGTTCGCGCTCGAGACGACGGCCGACGTGCTCGAGGGAATGGGATACGAGATTCAAACCACGCTCCTGTGGCACTTCGTGTTGACTCCGGCGACCTTCTTCGGGGCCTTGGTCGTCTATATCGGGGCACATCGCGTCGGTGCGATCGAGATCGGCGGCTCCCACCTCCCGAGCGTTCGATCGATCGGGAAATACGTGCAGCGTCAGTAG